Proteins from a genomic interval of Chelonoidis abingdonii isolate Lonesome George chromosome 7, CheloAbing_2.0, whole genome shotgun sequence:
- the FPGT gene encoding fucose-1-phosphate guanylyltransferase, with translation MPAQAELDVLLQKATRRRLAKFDELRGKVTQTGEFWDVVVITAADKKQELAYQQQLSEKLKRKELPLGVHYHVFVDPPGPKIGNGGSTLHVLQCLEEMYGDKWTSLIIIIIHSGGYSQRLPHASALGKIFTALPFGDPIYQMLELKLAMYIDFPTHMNPGVLITCADDIELYSTGATEVIKFDKPGFTALAHPSDLTIGTTHGVFVLDSSALSEKELEYRSCHRFLHKPNIEKMHQSGAVCIRRNCSQPDSSGEHNDLKMDYKYVYTDSLFYIDHSIAKQLLTFFKQLDSLCCEIDAYGDFLQALGPGATHDYTKITDNITKEGSQLGEIRQKLFSLLKGTSLNVIVLNNSRFYHIGTTQEYLFHFTSDSKLKLELGFLSKAFSIFPDKAENSDISACIIQSILDSRCVVAPASVIEYSRLGPEVSVGANSIISGCCISANADVPPNSFVSSLSIRFNGKVMYVSVVLGVEDNLKKNVKLLSDIHSLQFFGISLLQCLDLWDLRVSDQLFSGDKTSLGLWTARIFPVCSTLSDSVRVSLKMLNAVQNKSAFKLNGWKLLSIEEMLFHKDVEDMLKFRQQIYEEITLQRHKEKSDL, from the exons ATGCCCGCGCAGGCTGAGCTCGATGTTTTGCTCCAAAAGGCCACTCGGCGGAGACTGGCGAAGTTTGACGAGCTGAGAG GTAAAGTCACACAAACTGGAGAATTCTGGGATGTTGTTGTAATTACAGCAGCTGACAAAAAACAGGAATTGGCTTACCAGCAACAGCTGTCAGAAAAGTTGAAAAGAAAGGAACTCCCTCTTGGAGTTCATTACCATGTTTTTGTGGATCCTCCTGGACCAAAAATTG GAAATGGTGGATCAACTCTTCATGTCCTTCAGTGCTTGGAAGAGATGTATGGTGATAAATGGACTTCTCTTATTATCATAATAATTCATTCTG GTGGTTATAGTCAACGTTTACCACATGCAAGTGCACTGGGAAAAATTTTCACAGCTTTGCCTTTTGGTGACCCTATTTACCAGATGTTGGAGCTGAAgttggcaatgtacattgattTTCCTACCCATATGAATCCAGGAGTTCTCATTACTTGTGCAGATGATATTGAACTTTATAGTACTGGAGCAACAGAAGTCATCAAGTTTGATAAACCTGGGTTCACTGCATTAGCTCACCCTTCAGATTTGACTATTGGTACCACTCATGGAGTATTTGTGTTAGATTCATCTGCTTTATCAGAAAAAGAGCTTGAATACAGATCTTGTCATCGTTTCCTACATAAACCTAATATTGAAAAGATGCATCAGTCTGGTGCAGTATGCATAAGGAGGAATTGCTCTCAACCAGACTCCTCTGGAGAACACAATGACTTAAAAATGGACTACAAGTATGTGTATACAGACAGTTTATTTTACATTGATCATAGCATTGCAAAACAATTACTAACATTTTTTAAGCAGCTGGATTCTCTTTGCTGTGAAATAGATGCATATGGTGATTTtctccaagctctgggacctggAGCAACTCATGATTACACAAAAATCACAGATAATATCACAAAAGAAGGATCACAGTTAGGAGAAATAAGACAGAAGCTATTTTCTCTTCTTAAAGGAACATCACTTAATGTTATAGTCTTAAATAACTCCAGGTTCTATCATATTGGGACTACACAAGagtatttgtttcattttacttCTGATAGTAAATTGAAATTGGAGCTTGGCTTTCTATCTAAAGCTTTTAGCATCTTTCCAGATAAAGCAGAAAACTCAGATATATCAGCATGTATCATTCAAAGCATACTGGATTCAAGATGTGTTGTAGCACCTGCCTCTGTTATTGAATACTCTAGGCTGGGACCTGAGGTTTCAGTAGGGGCAAACAGCATTATCAGTGGTTGTTGCATAAGTGCTAATGCAGATGTACCACCAAACTCTTTTGTGAGTTCATTGAGCATCAGGTTTAACGGAAAAGTAATGTATGTGAGTGTGGTGCTTGGTGTAGAAGACAACTTGAAAAAGAATGTGAAATTGTTGTCAGACATACATTCTCTTCAGTTTTTTGGAATCAGTTTACTGCAGTGCTTGGACCTCTGGGACCTGAGAGTTTCAGACCAACTCTTCTCTGGTGATAAGACAAGTTTGGGTTTGTGGACTGCTCGGATTTTCCCTGTTTGTTCTACTTTAAGTGATTCAGTTAGAGTGTCATTAAAGATGTTAAATGCTGTGCAAAACAAGTCAGCTTTTAAACTGAATGGTTGGAAGCTCCTGTCTATTGAAGAAATGCTCTTCCACAAAGATGTAGAAGACATGTTGAAGTTCAGGCAGCAAATTTACGAAGAAATCACTCTACAAAGACACAAAGAGAAATCTGATTTGTAA